Part of the Halomarina pelagica genome, TCGGTGTCGTCGACTTCCTCCTCGTCACCGGAGCGATCGTCGGGTCGGGGAACCCCAACCCGTTACGCATCCTCCTCACCCTCCCGGTCATGCTGTTCCTGCCGGGATACGCGCTGGCCGCCGCGGCGTTCCCGCGTCGTATCCTGCGAAAGCGGGATCGGCGCTCGCGCGCCCGCGGATCGCTCCTGGGGCGGATCTCGGGGCGCTCACAGGCGGGGATCGACAACGTCGAGCGGCTCGGGCTCGCCTTCGGACTCAGCGTCGCGTTGATGCCGATGCTGGGTCTCGTCGTCGCCGCCGACCCCGGCCCGATGACGGCGACGACCGCCGCCGTCGTCATCACCGTGCTGGTCGCCGTGCTGTCCCTCGTGGCCGCGCTCCGCCGACTGCGCGTCGCGCCCGAGGAGCGATACGGCCTCCCGATCGGCGCGTGGGCCGCCGCCGTCGACGACGCGACCGCCGGGTCGGGGCTGGACACGGCCCTCTCGGTCGCGCTCGCGCTGTCCGTCCTGCTCGCCGCGGGCGCGTTCGCCGTCGGCCTCGCCGCGCCGAAGGACGGGACGCACTACACCGACTTCACCGTCGGAGCCGAGACCGAAGACGGTACCCTCGTCCACGCCGGATACCCGACCGACATGGCCCCCGGCGACTCCGCGGAACTCTCGTTCCTCGTCGACAACAACGAGAACCGCACGGTCGAGTACACCGTGGTCGTAGAGCAGCAGGCGATCGACGCGAACGGCGAGGTGACGCGATCGGTCGAACTCGACCGCTTCAGCGAGACCGTCGGACCTGAGGAGTCGTGGCAGCAGCGTCACGTGCTCACCTCGCAGTTCGGCGGCGAGCGCGTCCAGATCGCCTACCTCCTCTACAGGGGCGACGTCCCGGGCAACCCGACGCGGGCGAACGCGGACGAGGTCGTCTACGTCGAGGTGCAGAGCCCGCCGCCGCAGACGGGCAGCGGCGGTAGCGGTTCTAACGGTTCCGGCGGTGGGTCCGGCGGTGGACCGTCGGGCAACGGTTCTGCGGCGCTCCTCGCGCCGGGGATCCCCTGAGATGTGGCCCTGGGAACACCTCGCCGTCGGCTACATCGCCGCGTCGTTGGTCGTCCACCTCGTCTGGCGGCGGTCGCCGGACGCCGCCACGGCGGTCGCCATCGCCATCGGGTCGCAGTTTCCCGACCTGATCGACAAGCCCCTGGCGTGGGAGTTCGGCGTCCTGTCGAGCGGGATCTCGCTCGCGCACTCGGTGTTCACCGTCGCCGTCCTGTGCGTCGCCGTCGCGTCGCTCGCGTGGTGGCGCGGCTACCCCAGGGTTGGCGTCGGTTTCGCCGTCGCCTACGCGCTGCACCCGCCGATGGACGCCGTCTATCCGATCGTCTACGGCGAGTCGCCGAGCTTCGAGGTGCTGCTCTGGCCGCTCGTCACGCACGTGAACGACTCCGGGACGGGGTTCTTCGAGAACTTCACGTACTTCCTCTCCCGGACGGTCGAACTCGCGTCGAGTCCGCAGGGGCAGGCCTACGTGGCCTTCGAGGTCCTCCTCCTCGGTGTCGCGTTCGCCCTGTGGCTCTACGACGGCGCTCCGGGACTCCCGCGACCGCATCGACGGACGTACCTCCTCGACGACCCATGAACGGAGTCGGTGAACGGTTTTAGATCGTTCATATCCTCTCTCGGGTTCGCTCTGCGGCGTTCCGGCGGCCCTCGCGGCGAGGACGGATCCGGCGGTAATTATACATTTCCAGTCACTTTCTTGATTGTCCTGAGGTGGCCACCGACCGTTTGGCACTGCCTGAATTCTTCCCGCTAAAGCGTTCTCGAACCGAAGGTACAGCATAACAAAGCACGACTGACTACATTTCTTTCATAATTGAGTGCACCTGGCAGCCGCCGGGGCATCGACCGTCAACCAATGTACGTACCGATACCATCGACGAACGTGAGAACGAGTCGCCACTGCGTAGGCCGGTACAACCGCCTTCGGGTCGGAGGGACCCGATGACGCGGCTGTCCGGACAGCGACCCCCCCGAACGGACGGGGTGCGGTGAGATGTACCGGAACCACTCCGTCGGCGTCGTCGTTCCCGCGTACAACGAACAGGGTCTCATCGGTCGCGTCATCGACACCGTACCGGGGTTCGTCGATCACGTCTACGTCATCGACGACGGATCGACCGACGGTACCTGGGAGGAGATCCAGGCGCACGCGACCGCCGTGAATCGTCAGCGTGAGGTCGAGCAGGTGCTCGCCGACGGTGGTCACCAGGCGATCGTCCTCCCGTTCCGAAACGAGGAGAACCTCGGCCGCGGCGGGAGCGTCAAGTTCGGCTACCGCGAGGCGCTCGAGGACGGGATGGACATCGTCGCGGTGATGGACGGCGACGGGCAGATGGACCCGTCGATCCTGGACCGGATGCTCGATCCGATCGTCGAGGGCCGCGCGGACTACGTGAAGGGAAACCGCCTGTCGAGTCGCAAGTCCTGGCAGGGGATGTCCCGCTTTCGCCTGTTCGGGAACGTCATGCTGACGTTCCTGACCAAGATCTCGACCGGGTACTGGGGGGTGTCGGACTCGCAGAACGGGTACACCGCCATCTCGCGGCAGGCGCTCGAACGCATCCCCATCGACGAACTCTACGACGACTACGGCTTCCTCAACGACATCCTCTCTAAGTGTAACCTCAAGGACCTGCGCGTCGCCGACGTTCCTCATTCCGCGATCTACGGCGAAGAGCAGAGCACGATCCGCTACGGGTCGTTCATCCCGCGGGTGTCGCTCCTGCTCCTGCGTAACTTCCGGGATCGAATCAAGTTCAAGTACCTCCTACTCGACTTCCATCCGGTCGTCTTCTGTTACGTACTGGCGCTCGTCGCCATGCTCGTCGGTCTGTTCGGCGGTGCCTACACCGTCGCCACGTGGACGCAGGGTGCGTTCGTCCGCGGCATGCTCTCGACGCTCGTGTTCCTCGTCGGCGCGCTCTTTCTCGTCCTCGCGCTGGCGTACGACGTCGAACTCAACGCCCACCTGATGGCGGACGCGGAGCGCAACTGATACCCGCAACGGACGGGAACGACCGGCGACGGACAGTAATACCACCGTAACAAAGGCCCACTGAACTCGTATGGATCGATGACTGATGTCAGAGGCTGTAACGGGGCAGAACGCACCCGGTTCGAGGGGCAATGTTAGTTGACGACGACCGCGGTCAGCGCGCCGTCAAGGCGGCGCTGACCGTCGGCTTCCTCGCGCTCGCCTACGCGATCCTCCGCGCTCGCGCGGCCCCCGCGAGTAACTACGAACTCTCGATCTACGGGGCGACGCCGGCCACCGTCTGGGTCGGTATCGGCGTCGCGTTCCTCGTCGCGGTCGGCGTGGTGACCTGGGGCGGCTCCAGGCAACGCGGGTGGCTGGTCCCGGCGGCGCTCTCGCTCGTCACCGGCGGGATCGTCGTCATCGTCGCGCTGCCGCTCATCCGCAGCTATCGCGCCTACGGCGTCGCCGACGCGCTGACCCACCTCGGGTGGGCGCGCGGCATCGCCAACGGCACGCAGAGCGTCCTCCTGCTCGTCTACCCGGGGACCCACGCCTTCGCCGGCACGATCAGCGCCCTGACCGGGATGACCGTCTCGCGGTCGATGCTCCTCATCATCCTGCTCTGCGTGACTATCTTCCTCGTGTTCATCCCGCTGTGCGTCCGGACGCTCGTCGGCGACCGGATGGCGACGGTCATCGCCACCTTCTCGGCGGCGTTTCTCCTGCCGATCACCAACATCTCGACGTTCATCGACTTTCACCCCTACACGCTGACGACGTTCTTCTTCCCGCTCGTGCTGTTCCTGCTGTTCAAGTACCTCGCCGACGCGCGGCGCGGATCGGGCCTCCGGAACGCCACCTCCGCGACCGGCCTGATTCTCATCGTCGCCATCATGACCTCCATCCTGTTTCACCCGCAGGTGGCGCTCAACGTGCTCATCTTCTTCTCCACCATCGTGGTCGTCCAGCGGACGTACCGCTGGCTGCCGAGCGGGAGCGTCATCAGCGAGGCGCGCTCCGCGCTCGCGCCGACGCTCGCCGGGTTTGCCTTCTTCGCGATCTGGATCCTCCGGCAGCCGAAGGTGTACGTGTTCCTCGGGAACCTCGCCACGTCGGTCGCCGGGTTCGTGGGTATCGGTCCGGCGGCCACCGGGAGCGGTGCCGCACAGGCCGTCACCAGCCAGACCGGCTCTATCAGCGGGATCGGCGCGAGCCTCCCGGAACTGTTCGCCAAGTTGTTCCTCGTGCACGCGGTGTTCGCGGCGCTGGCCGCGGTGCTCGTCCTCGTGGCGCTCTCGGGCCGCCTGGGCGAGCGCAATCCCGACCGCAACGCGGCGGTCACGTACTTCGCCTACAGCGGCCTGACGCTGACGCCGTTCTTCCTCATCCAGTTCGTCGGGAGCATCTCGTCGTACTTCTTCCGCCACTTCGGCTTCGGGATGGTCATCGTGACGATCCTCGGAGCCATCACGCTCCACGCGATCTACACCGCGACCCGGGGCGGTCGGAGTTCGGGCGTCCTGAAGACGCTCGCGGTGGCGGGCGTGCTCGTCGCGCTGCTGCTCTCGACGCTCGTCATCTTCCCGTCGCCGTACATCTACAAACCGACCCAGCACGTCTCCGACCAGATGATGAGCGGCCACGAGATGGCGTTCGAGCACCGGGCCGCGGACGTCCCGTTCGCGGGTATTCGCAAGGGACCGAACCGATTCGCCGACGCAGAGCAGGTGTCGGTCCCGACCCTCGCGTCCCCGAAGAACGGCTGGTTGATGAACGAGAGCCTCAGGACGTATCACAACCAGTCGTACTACCTGATAGTGACCGAGTACAACAAAAAACTCGAGATGGGTGCGTACAACGGGTTACGCTACAACGAGTCCGGCTTCGAGGGCATCAAGACCGCGCCGGGCGTCAGCCTCGTCCAGGCGAGCAACGGCATGAACGTCTACTACGTCGAGGGCGTCGGCGACAGGGTGGCACCCGGCGGGGCCGTCACCGAGCCGGACGACGGCACCTTCGTCGGCGGTCCGCCGACCCCGAACGCGAGCGACAACGCCACCGGCAGCGCCCCGACGAGCGGTAACTTCGGTGGCGGCGGTGGCGGCGGTGCGCCCGCCAACGGGAGCGGCGACGCCCCGTCGAGCGGTAACTTCGGCGGTGGCGGCGGTGCCGGTACCGGGGACGGGGGTGTCGGTACCGGTGGCGGCGGTGCGGCCACCAACGGAACCGGTGACAACGCGACCGGCGGCGCTCCCTCCGGCAGTGACTTCGGTGGCGGTGGCGGTGCCGGCGACGGTGCCGGTACCGGCGGCGGTAACGGTACCGGGGGCACCGGGGGCGCTGGTACGGCCGACAACACCACCGCGGGCGGTGGCGGCGGTGGAACTACCGGCGGTACCGGGGGCACCGGTGGCGACAACACCACCGGCGGTGGCGGTGGTGACAACGACACGCTCTTCGGCGGCGGCGGTGGCGGCGGAAACGAGACCGGCGGCGGGAACTCGTCGGACGACGACGGGTTCTTCTTCTAACCGCCCTCGACGCTCTCCGTCCTTCTCTCTGTACCCGCCCCGAATCCGTCCGCCGGTCGCCAGGCGCTCCTGACGCTCCCTCAGGCCGTTACCGCCGAGCCGACGGCGATCGCCGTGACCGGGTCGAACCGTCGCGTCCGTCGAGCGCCTCGCACGCGCATCAAAAAGAGTGTCCGTCCGCGCTCGCCGTCCGAAGTTGCGCCCGCCCGCGCCGCCCCCGATTACTTGTAGCCGAGTTGTTCGAGTCGCTCGGCGACGACGCCGTAGTCGATGTCGTCGTCGGTCTCCCGCGGCGCTTCGCTCGTGATGGTGCGTCGCTCGCCGCTGTCGTAGACCAGCCACGGCACGCGCACCAGCTCGTCCATGTAGATGCCGATGGGGTGGCCGTACTCCCGGACGGGGATCGGATAGCAGCGCTCGCCGATGACCTGTCCGTGGTCGGACGTGACGACCGTCCGCCCCCGTAGCACGTCCATCAGTTCCTCGACGTGCGGGAGGGCTACGTCGAGGTTCTCGCGGAACGCACGCCAGAGGATCTCGTCGGGGATCTCGAGGTCGCCCTCCTTGATGTCGTTCCACAGCGCGAGCGTGTCGAGCGAGAAGTGCTCCTCACCGGTCGGGCCGAGGAACGGATAGTGCGGCTGGAGGTAGTGGACGAGGAGTCGTTTGTTCGGGTACTGCTCCGCGGCCCGCTTGGCGTACTCGGTCGTCGTCTCCGGCAGGACGGTGCGGTACCGCTCGTCCCACCCTTCCTCCCGCCAGACGTTCACCACGGCGTGCAGCCGGGTGTTGAGCGCGTCGGCGTTCCGGTGTAGCATCGGACTCGCCGTCACGTAGACCGTGTCCTCGAGGGCGCGGTTCGCGAAGTTCGCCTGCAGGAACTCCCAGGTGGCAGAGCCACGAGAGATGCGCGACTCGAGCCGCCCCGGCAGGTAGTGCTGCTCTGCGAACATGTCGTAGCGGCAGGCGTCGAGGATGACCAGGTTGTCCCAGTCCTCGGCGAAGATGTCCGTTCCTCGTTCGTTGTACGACCACCGCTTGAACCGCCGGTGAGCGACCCGATTCGCCTCCTCGGCGAAGAGCGTCGGCGTCTCGAGGGCGCGTTTCAATTGCGCGAGCGTGTACATGGTAGATTACACCGGCCGACATCCGTATTGTTACGAATCACGTATCTAGGTACTGTCGTCCCGACAGTTATTCTCCCCTTTCGAGCAAATAGTTAGCGGCCCCAGTCACCGTTCGACTGCCGTCACCGTCACGCTATCGTGCCGCTTTATCGCTACCCTCTCCTCCGTGCCGCTTCGACGATAGACACCGTTTCGAGACCGTCCGTGAGAGGCGTCGCTCTCCGTCCTGCCCCTCCTCCACGACTCACTGTTCGTGATGACTCTCACTATGTAAGAAATCATAAATTAACGGCACGATTCGTGGTCGGTTTTTTGCACGTACGCGGTTCCGAGTACGTTAGGGAACCGTGAGGGATCGAACGGTATCGCCGGTATATGGTCTCTGGAGCCCGAAAAGACGGTTTAATGTGATCGTTATCGGACCAGTGCGGTTCCCTGACGTTCAACCGCACTCTGGTAATGGACTCAGACAGTCATGTATCTGTACTTATGTAAGACACACAACACTTATTAGCTCGAGACGGAAGCTACGAGATGCATGGCACACGATTCGGCACGCGACCCGGATAGTCATCCGGAAGCGTTGACGGACTCGACAGCGAACGACGAACGTAAATCCCTGCTTAACCGGCGGCAGTACCTGAAGCTCGGTGCCGCCACCGCGGCGACCGTCGCCGTCGGGAGCGCGACGGCGGGCGCGGCGACCGAGCGCCACGGCATCTCGTTCGACCGCGTGCTGAACGCGGTCGACGACCTCGGCATGGATCCGAACGGCGGACGACCGATCGACGACGCGTTCTACGGGGCGATGGAGAATGGCACGCTCATCGAGTTCCCCGAGGGCACGTACGCGTTCGACGGCGACAAGCCGCAGAACGGCCTGCGGCGCTTCGGCGTCCGCGGTCTCGGCGACAGCAAGGGCGACGTGGTGTTCCGCACGTCCAACGGGCAGTCGGCGTTCTTCCTGTCGATGCGCGGCGGGAGCGACATCCTCCTCGAGAACGTCACGTTCGACCAGGGCACCGACTGGAACGGCGGCGACATCGGGAACCTTTTCGTCATCGAGGGCGGCCTCCAGGTCCACGACATCGAGGTCACGGGTTACAACTCCCGGAACGACGACCGTCCCTCGATCATGCCGAAGATGACCGACCCGAACGGCGAGGCGGTCATCGATGGCTTCGTCCAGACCGGCCCCTCGGTGTTCATCGGCCACGGCGCGAACGACGGCGCGGGCGGCGTCTACAGCGGCCACAAGGGGACGAACACGTTCAGGAA contains:
- a CDS encoding metal-dependent hydrolase, which gives rise to MWPWEHLAVGYIAASLVVHLVWRRSPDAATAVAIAIGSQFPDLIDKPLAWEFGVLSSGISLAHSVFTVAVLCVAVASLAWWRGYPRVGVGFAVAYALHPPMDAVYPIVYGESPSFEVLLWPLVTHVNDSGTGFFENFTYFLSRTVELASSPQGQAYVAFEVLLLGVAFALWLYDGAPGLPRPHRRTYLLDDP
- a CDS encoding glycosyltransferase family 2 protein; protein product: MYRNHSVGVVVPAYNEQGLIGRVIDTVPGFVDHVYVIDDGSTDGTWEEIQAHATAVNRQREVEQVLADGGHQAIVLPFRNEENLGRGGSVKFGYREALEDGMDIVAVMDGDGQMDPSILDRMLDPIVEGRADYVKGNRLSSRKSWQGMSRFRLFGNVMLTFLTKISTGYWGVSDSQNGYTAISRQALERIPIDELYDDYGFLNDILSKCNLKDLRVADVPHSAIYGEEQSTIRYGSFIPRVSLLLLRNFRDRIKFKYLLLDFHPVVFCYVLALVAMLVGLFGGAYTVATWTQGAFVRGMLSTLVFLVGALFLVLALAYDVELNAHLMADAERN
- a CDS encoding DUF1616 domain-containing protein, translating into MSSPRGRSAGPVPLDLVVALVYLGVVDFLLVTGAIVGSGNPNPLRILLTLPVMLFLPGYALAAAAFPRRILRKRDRRSRARGSLLGRISGRSQAGIDNVERLGLAFGLSVALMPMLGLVVAADPGPMTATTAAVVITVLVAVLSLVAALRRLRVAPEERYGLPIGAWAAAVDDATAGSGLDTALSVALALSVLLAAGAFAVGLAAPKDGTHYTDFTVGAETEDGTLVHAGYPTDMAPGDSAELSFLVDNNENRTVEYTVVVEQQAIDANGEVTRSVELDRFSETVGPEESWQQRHVLTSQFGGERVQIAYLLYRGDVPGNPTRANADEVVYVEVQSPPPQTGSGGSGSNGSGGGSGGGPSGNGSAALLAPGIP